Proteins from a genomic interval of Arachis hypogaea cultivar Tifrunner chromosome 10, arahy.Tifrunner.gnm2.J5K5, whole genome shotgun sequence:
- the LOC112715894 gene encoding probable pectinesterase/pectinesterase inhibitor 51, whose product MKRKPHKPVILSFLFPITRSTILILSMASLLSLSLCIFLSLFLSSSNAQLTPSLPVLQACKATRFPLICHTTLSSVTQTNPDPTPVELVQSAINSSYTKLHDAITMISSLYEDSIASNRTRATAAKTCIQILRYSRRRTFLAADAVPRNATKDARAWLSASLAYQYGCWSSLKYANDTLSVAEAMVFVDSLTYITSNALSMVASYDLFGNDTASWRPPLTERNGFWEPPVASGGFGSGYKLGVPSKLTPDATVCKNGDGCYRTVQEAVHAAPDNLKVGERMFVIYIKEGVYEEKVRVPPKKKNVVFLGDGMGKTIITGSRSVGLMPGMSTYHSATVGVLGDGFMAKDLTIQNTAGADAHQAVAFRSDSDLSVIENCEFIGNQDTLYAQTLRQFYKNCRIIGNVDFIFGNSASIFQDCEILVKPRIVDPEKGETNAITAQGRTDPGQSTGFVFWNCSFNGTEEYMALYHSKPQAHKNYLGRPWKEYARTVFINSTLEALIAPEGWMPWSGDFALLTLYYGEFENSGPGSDLAKRVPWSSRIPSEHVDTYSAQNFIQGTHWIPSSL is encoded by the exons ATGAAGAGAAAACCTCATAAACCCGTGATATTGAGCTTCTTGTTCCCAATAACGAGATCCACCATTCTCATCCTCTCCATGGCTTCCCTCCTCTCCCTCTCGCTCTGCAtcttcctctccctctttctTTCATCCTCCAACGCCCAACTTACCCCCTCCCTCCCTGTCCTTCAAGCATGCAAGGCCACGCGCTTCCCTCTCATATGCCACACCACGCTCAGTTCCGTGACCCAAACAAATCCTGACCCAACCCCAGTCGAGCTCGTCCAATCCGCCATTAATTCATCCTACACCAAACTCCACGATGCCATCACCATGATCTCCTCCCTCTACGAGGACTCCATCGCCAGCAACCGCACCCGCGCCACCGCGGCCAAGACCTGCATTCAGATCCTCCGCTACTCCCGCCGCCGCACTTTCCTCGCCGCCGACGCCGTCCCCCGGAATGCCACAAAAGACGCCCGCGCATGGCTCAGCGCCTCCTTGGCCTACCAGTACGGTTGCTGGTCCAGCCTCAAGTATGCCAACGACACCCTCTCCGTCGCGGAGGCGATGGTTTTTGTAGATTCCCTTACCTACATCACCAGCAACGCCCTCAGCATGGTCGCATCCTACGACCTCTTCGGCAACGACACCGCTTCATGGAGGCCGCCGTTAACGGAGCGTAACGGCTTCTGGGAGCCACCGGTCGCTTCGGGAGGGTTCGGATCGGGATATAAATTAGGAGTGCCGTCGAAATTGACGCCAGACGCTACCGTTTGCAAGAACGGGGATGGTTGTTACAGGACGGTGCAGGAGGCGGTTCACGCGGCGCCGGATAACCTTAAGGTCGGAGAACGGATGTTCGTGATTTACATAAAGGAAGGGGTATATGAAGAGAAGGTCAGGGTTCCGCCGAAGAAGAAGAATGTGGTGTTCTTGGGCGATGGAATGGGCAAAACCATCATCACCGGTTCCCGCAGCGTTGGGCTTATGCCTGGAATGTCAACCTATCACTCAGCCACCGTCG GGGTTCTTGGGGATGGATTCATGGCCAAGGATCTCACCATCCAGAACACGGCTGGTGCTGATGCGCACCAGGCGGTGGCCTTCCGATCGGACAGTGATCTTTCCGTCATTGAGAATTGCGAGTTCATTGGCAACCAAGACACACTATATGCTCAAACCTTGCGCCAGTTTTACAAAAATTGCCGGATCATTGGCAATGTGGATTTCATCTTCGGAAACTCGGCGTCAATCTTCCAAGACTGCGAAATCCTGGTCAAGCCGAGGATAGTCGATCCGGAGAAGGGAGAGACCAATGCCATCACGGCACAGGGCAGGACGGACCCTGGTCAGTCGACCGGCTTTGTTTTCTGGAATTGCTCGTTTAATGGCACTGAGGAATATATGGCATTGTATCACAGCAAGCCTCAAGCACACAAGAACTATCTAGGTAGGCCATGGAAGGAGTATGCTAGGACAGTATTCATTAATTCAACCTTGGAAGCCCTGATTGCACCGGAGGGTTGGATGCCTTGGAGCGGGGACTTTGCGCTGTTGACGCTATACTATGGAGAATTCGAGAACTCAGGACCCGGTTCGGATTTGGCTAAAAGAGTTCCATGGAGCAGCAGGATCCCCAGTGAGCATGTGGATACTTACTCAGCTCAGAATTTCATTCAAGGAACTCATTGGATTCCGTCATCTCTGTGA
- the LOC112715893 gene encoding UDP-glucuronate:xylan alpha-glucuronosyltransferase 1, with amino-acid sequence MRGTMGNSPHAVEPRHRLPTTIEDLYKRRLPKNNKAKEVEKPFHLTVQDRSSRCKFSFLKLLLLVTICGTFVTLLYSPEVYNTTHLTTSGSVWLWGGSDPRYIANVDTRLSDIAKITKKLTGKDKVQGIGLVNFNKTEISGFENLNPDATHVELNLEYAARNVTWESLYPEWIDEEEEEEVPVCPSLPSLRSPGIRLNLIAVKLPCRKGVGKNWSRDVARLHLQLAAARLAASFKGNYTVHVLFVTDCFPMPNLFTCKELVGREGNAWLYRPNLSVLRQKVQLPVGSCELTIPMRGKELVYNGNAEREAYATILHSAHVYVCGAIAAAQSIRMAGSSRDLVILVDETISGYHRSGLEAAGWKVRTIKRIRNPKAEKDAYNEWNYSKFRLWQLTDYDKIIFIDADLLILRNIDFLFGMPEITATGNNATLFNSGVMLVEPSNCTFQLLMDHINEIESYNGGDQGYLNEIFTWWHRIPRHMNFLKHFWIGDEEEKKKMKTLLFGAEPPILYVLHYLGLKPWLCFRDYDCNWNFDIFHEFASDVAHAKWWKVHDAMPEVLQQFCLLPSKQKAQLEWDRRQAETANYTDGHWRLKIKDPRLKKCIDNLCHWKSMLRHWGETNWTDDESYHPTPPAITTSSLSAL; translated from the exons ATGAGAGGAACAATGGGAAATTCTCCTCATGCTGTTGAACCTCGACACCGTTTGCCTACAACCAT TGAAGATTTATACAAACGAAGATTGCCAAAAAATAacaaagcaaaagaggtagagAAACCATTCCATTTAACTGTACAAGATAGGAGCTCAAGATGCAAGTTCTCATTCTTAAAGCTTCTGTTATTGGTAACCATTTGTGGAACTTTTGTAACACTCCTCTACTCTCCAGAGGTCTACAATACCACCCATTTAACAACCTCTGGCTCTGT GTGGTTATGGGGTGGGTCGGATCCTAGATATATCGCGAATGTAGATACTCGTTTGAGTGATATTGCGAAAATCACCAAGAAATTAACAGGGAAAGATAAAGTTCAGGGCATTGGGCTTGTGAATTTCAACAAGACAGAGATAAGTGGTTTTGAGAATCTTAATCCTGATGCCACACATGTTGAATTGAACTTGGAGTATGCTGCAAGAAATGTGACATGGGAGAGCCTATACCCCGAATGGATcgatgaggaagaagaggaggaagttcCCGTTTGCCCCTCTCTGCCAAGTCTGAGGTCTCCCGGCATACGACTTAATCTCATCGCCGTCAAGCTTCCTTGCCGGAAAGGTGTTGGCAAGAATTGGTCTAGAGATGTTGCTCGTTTGCATCTTCAGCTCGCCGCGGCTCGCCTTGCAGCCTCTTTTAAAGGAAACTACACTGTGCATGTTCTCTTTGTTACCGATTGCTTCCCAATGCCGAATCTGTTTACCTGCAAAGAACTTGTTGGACGCGAAGGAAATGCATGGTTATACAGACCAAACTTGAGTGTTTTGAGACAAAAGGTTCAACTTCCTGTAGGATCCTGTGAACTCACAATTCCTATGAGGGGCAAAG AGTTGGTTTACAATGGAAATGCTGAGAGAGAAGCGTACGCAACAATTCTGCATTCAGCACATGTTTATGTGTGTGGAGCAATCGCGGCGGCGCAAAGCATCCGCATGGCCGGATCAAGTCGAGACCTTGTTATACTTGTTGATGAGACAATAAGTGGATATCACAGAAGTGGTTTGGAAGCAGCAGGGTGGAAAGTCAGGACAATAAAGAGGATCAGAAACCCCAAAGCCGAAAAGGATGCTTACAATGAATGGAACTACAGCAAGTTCCGCTTATGGCAACTAACAGATTATGACAAGATAATATTCATAGATGCAGATTTGCTCATACTAAGAAACATAGATTTCCTCTTTGGCATGCCGGAAATCACTGCTACTGGAAACAATGCCACGCTTTTCAACTCTGGAGTCATGCTGGTTGAGCCATCAAATTGCACATTCCAGCTCCTAATGGATCACATAAACGAGATTGAATCTTACAATGGAGGAGACCAGGGATACCTGAATGAGATATTCACATGGTGGCATAGGATTCCAAGACACATGAACTTCTTGAAGCATTTCTGGATCGGCgacgaagaagagaagaaaaaaatgaaaacctTGTTGTTTGGTGCCGAGCCTCCAATCCTCTATGTTCTTCACTACCTAGGCTTGAAGCCTTGGTTATGCTTCCGCGACTATGATTGCAACTGGAACTTTGACATATTCCATGAGTTTGCGAGCGACGTTGCGCACGCCAAGTGGTGGAAGGTGCATGATGCAATGCCTGAGGTTCTGCAACAATTCTGTTTGCTGCCATCAAAGCAAAAGGCTCAGTTAGAATGGGATCGGAGACAAGCCGAGACAGCAAACTACACAGATGGTCACTGGAGACTCAAAATTAAAGATCCTCGGTTGAAGAAATGTATCGATAACTTGTGCCATTGGAAGAGCATGTTGAGGCACTGGGGAGAGACAAATTGGACTGATGATGAGTCTTACCATCCAACACCACCTGCCATTACTACATCATCTCTTTCTGCTTTGTAA